Part of the Arachis hypogaea cultivar Tifrunner chromosome 6, arahy.Tifrunner.gnm2.J5K5, whole genome shotgun sequence genome, ATATATAAACCATTCGATCCGAACTCCCTGCTGTGACCTTGCTTCCATCGGATGACCAATTGCACTTCAACAAGTTCTTTTCAAAGTTGTGTTGGTGCCCTTCCAACACCTTTACACAGCGATTTTGGGGGGCATATGGGCGCATATCCCAAATGCAGAGCTTGCAATCCATGCCATTAGTTAGAAGGTAAGAACCATCAGGACTCAACTGCATGCCAGTAATCATATCTTGATGACCTTGAAGTGTCATGATAACTTCACCCTTGCGCAAATCCCATACCTTGACATCATTATCAATACCACCGGTATAGATCTTATCTGATGCATCGGAGAAGCTAACAGCTGTAATCTGGTATTTATCTGGGAATGTTTGGATGGAACCCCTTTGACGCATATCCCATAGTTTAGCAGTTCCATCGTCTGATCCGCTGACAACAAGAGGTGGACCCCTCCGCGAAGGACAACATGAATTGACATATGAAAGATGCTCTAccatctttttaatttgttttcctgTTTCCACATCCCAAGCCCTCAGAGTTTTATCAGGGCTGGCAGAAACTATCTGAGTTCCATCTGTAGTCCAATGAAGGTCTAAAACTGCATTTTTGTGACCCTTTAGAACCATAAAGTTCTTGCATTCCCCATACGTATTCCAGAGGAAAATCTCTCTGTCGTGAGATCCAGACGCAATGACTGATCCTGATGGATTGAACTTCATGGTATAGATAGCACTCTGGTGACCTGTCAGCAACATGATTGGCGATTCCAAACTTGATGTCCGCTTCTTTCCATTTGGTCCAGGAACTTGAGGACCACTGTATGGAACAGTAGACCATTCCATTGGCTTTGGACCAACAACTGACAAAG contains:
- the LOC112696926 gene encoding uncharacterized protein; translated protein: MQGFPSEGENALSVVGPKPMEWSTVPYSGPQVPGPNGKKRTSSLESPIMLLTGHQSAIYTMKFNPSGSVIASGSHDREIFLWNTYGECKNFMVLKGHKNAVLDLHWTTDGTQIVSASPDKTLRAWDVETGKQIKKMVEHLSYVNSCCPSRRGPPLVVSGSDDGTAKLWDMRQRGSIQTFPDKYQITAVSFSDASDKIYTGGIDNDVKVWDLRKGEVIMTLQGHQDMITGMQLSPDGSYLLTNGMDCKLCIWDMRPYAPQNRCVKVLEGHQHNFEKNLLKCNWSSDGSKVTAGSSDRMVYIWDTTSRRILYKLPGHNGSVNECVFHPNEPIIGSCSSDKQIYLGEI